Proteins co-encoded in one Aquincola tertiaricarbonis genomic window:
- a CDS encoding carbohydrate ABC transporter permease has protein sequence MTRKRTLFLLLYLVFAILPIYWMTMMSFKTNQEILSSFSLWPQDFTWDNYHRIFTDESWYSGYINSLIYVAINTVISITVALPAAYAFSRFSFLGDKHVFFWLLTNRMTPPAVFLLPFFQLYTTVGLMDTHLAVALAHLVFNVPLAVWILEGFMSGIPREIDETAYIDGYSFPRFFLTIFLPLIKAGVGVAAFFCFMFSWVELLLARTLTSVDAKPIVATMTRTVSASGMDWATLAAAGVLTIVPGAIVIWFVRHYIAKGFAMGRV, from the coding sequence ATGACTCGGAAGCGCACGCTGTTCTTGCTGCTGTACCTCGTCTTCGCCATCCTGCCGATCTACTGGATGACGATGATGTCCTTCAAGACCAACCAGGAGATCCTGTCCAGCTTCAGCCTGTGGCCGCAGGACTTCACTTGGGACAACTACCACCGCATCTTCACCGACGAGAGCTGGTACTCGGGCTACATCAACAGCCTGATCTACGTGGCCATCAACACGGTGATCAGCATCACGGTGGCGCTGCCGGCAGCCTATGCCTTCAGCCGCTTCAGCTTCCTGGGCGACAAGCACGTCTTCTTCTGGCTGCTGACCAACCGCATGACGCCGCCTGCGGTGTTCCTGCTGCCCTTCTTCCAGCTCTACACCACCGTGGGCCTGATGGACACCCACCTGGCCGTGGCGCTGGCGCACCTGGTGTTCAACGTGCCGCTGGCGGTGTGGATCCTGGAAGGCTTCATGAGCGGCATCCCGCGCGAGATCGACGAGACCGCCTACATCGACGGCTACAGCTTCCCGCGCTTCTTCCTCACCATCTTCCTGCCGCTGATCAAGGCGGGCGTGGGCGTGGCGGCGTTCTTCTGCTTCATGTTCAGCTGGGTGGAGCTGCTGCTGGCGCGCACGCTGACCAGCGTGGATGCCAAGCCCATCGTCGCGACGATGACCCGCACCGTGAGTGCCTCCGGCATGGACTGGGCCACGCTGGCCGCGGCCGGGGTGCTCACCATCGTGCCGGGCGCCATCGTGATCTGGTTCGTGCGCCACTACATCGCGAAGGGGTTCGCGATGGGGAGAGTCTGA
- a CDS encoding carbohydrate ABC transporter permease, whose protein sequence is MSAIKPVNQKAWLLVLPVFICVAFSAILPLMTVVNYSVQDIISPERRVFVGTEWFASVMRDEELHGALLRQIIYSLSVLAVEIPLGIMLALAMPAQGWKASAVLVLVALSLLIPWNVVGTIWQIYGRADIGLLGHTLEQLGFDYSYTGNATHAWLTVLVMDVWHWTPLVALLCYAGLRSIPDAYYQAARIDGASKFAVFRYIQLPKMRGVLMIAVLLRFMDSFMIYTEPFVLTGGGPGNATTFLSQYLTQKAVGQFDLGPAAAFSLIYFFIILLLCFILYNWMQRVGTADKEHTGD, encoded by the coding sequence ATGAGCGCGATCAAGCCGGTCAATCAGAAGGCGTGGCTGCTGGTGCTGCCCGTCTTCATCTGCGTGGCCTTCTCGGCCATCCTGCCGCTGATGACGGTGGTGAACTACTCGGTGCAGGACATCATCAGCCCCGAGCGGCGCGTGTTCGTCGGCACCGAATGGTTCGCCAGCGTGATGCGCGACGAGGAGCTGCACGGCGCGCTGCTGCGGCAGATCATCTATTCGCTGTCGGTGCTGGCGGTGGAGATTCCGCTGGGCATCATGCTCGCGCTGGCCATGCCGGCCCAGGGCTGGAAGGCCTCGGCCGTGCTGGTGCTGGTGGCGCTGTCGCTGCTGATTCCCTGGAACGTGGTGGGCACCATCTGGCAGATCTACGGCCGTGCCGACATCGGCCTGCTGGGCCACACGCTGGAGCAGCTGGGCTTCGACTACAGCTACACCGGCAATGCCACCCATGCCTGGCTCACCGTGCTGGTGATGGACGTGTGGCACTGGACACCGCTGGTGGCGCTGCTGTGCTACGCCGGCCTGCGCAGCATCCCCGATGCCTACTACCAGGCCGCCCGCATCGACGGCGCCAGCAAGTTCGCGGTGTTCCGCTACATCCAGCTGCCCAAGATGCGCGGCGTGCTGATGATCGCGGTGCTGCTGCGCTTCATGGACAGCTTCATGATCTACACCGAGCCCTTCGTGCTCACCGGCGGCGGCCCGGGCAATGCCACCACCTTCCTGAGCCAGTACCTGACGCAGAAGGCCGTGGGCCAGTTCGACCTCGGCCCGGCGGCGGCGTTCTCGCTGATCTACTTCTTCATCATCCTGCTGCTGTGCTTCATCCTCTACAACTGGATGCAGCGCGTGGGCACCGCCGACAAGGAGCACACCGGTGACTAA
- a CDS encoding ABC transporter ATP-binding protein, whose protein sequence is MARIDLDLAHSYRPDPQQDSDYALLPLKMSFVDGGAYALLGPSGCGKTTMLNIISGLVQPSHGTVKFDDRDVTRASPQERNIAQVFQFPVIYDTMTVGENLAFPLKNRGVAPARIKERVGRIAEMLEMSGQLDMRASGLAADAKQKISLGRGLVREDVSAVLFDEPLTVIDPHLKWQLRRKLKQIHHELKLTLIYVTHDQVEALTFADQVVVMTRGRAVQVGSASDLFERPRHTFVGHFIGSPGMNFLPAQWDGRQLSVAGHAMPGVPPLASLSSLASAPAGGDLKLGVRPEYVELATEGDEGALPATVTRVQDVGTYLLLTARLGEVLLKARLAPGTPVPGEGGTVWLALVGPHTCFYKNEELVA, encoded by the coding sequence ATGGCACGCATCGACCTCGACCTGGCGCACTCGTACCGCCCCGACCCGCAGCAGGACAGCGACTACGCGCTGCTGCCGCTGAAGATGAGCTTCGTGGATGGCGGCGCCTATGCGCTGCTCGGCCCTTCGGGCTGTGGCAAGACCACCATGCTCAACATCATCTCGGGCCTGGTGCAGCCTTCGCACGGCACCGTGAAGTTCGACGACCGCGACGTCACCCGCGCCTCGCCGCAGGAACGCAACATCGCCCAGGTGTTCCAGTTCCCGGTCATCTACGACACCATGACCGTGGGCGAGAACCTCGCCTTTCCGCTGAAGAACCGCGGCGTGGCACCGGCCCGCATCAAGGAACGGGTGGGCCGCATCGCCGAGATGCTGGAGATGAGCGGCCAGCTCGACATGCGCGCCTCGGGCCTGGCGGCCGACGCCAAGCAGAAGATCTCGCTGGGCCGCGGCCTGGTGCGCGAGGACGTCAGCGCCGTGCTGTTCGACGAGCCGCTGACCGTGATCGACCCGCACCTGAAGTGGCAGCTGCGGCGCAAGCTCAAGCAGATCCACCATGAGCTCAAGCTCACGCTGATCTACGTCACCCACGACCAGGTGGAAGCGCTGACCTTCGCCGACCAGGTGGTGGTGATGACGCGCGGCCGCGCGGTGCAGGTGGGCAGCGCGTCCGACCTGTTCGAGCGGCCCAGGCACACCTTCGTCGGCCACTTCATCGGCTCGCCGGGCATGAACTTCCTGCCCGCGCAATGGGACGGCCGCCAGCTCAGCGTGGCCGGCCATGCGATGCCGGGCGTGCCCCCGCTGGCCTCGCTGAGTTCACTGGCTTCCGCCCCTGCGGGCGGCGACCTCAAGCTGGGCGTGCGGCCCGAGTACGTCGAGCTGGCGACCGAAGGTGACGAAGGCGCGCTGCCGGCCACCGTCACCCGCGTGCAGGACGTGGGCACCTACCTGCTGCTCACCGCCCGCCTGGGCGAGGTGCTGCTCAAGGCCCGCCTGGCCCCCGGCACCCCGGTGCCCGGCGAAGGCGGCACCGTGTGGCTGGCCCTGGTGGGCCCGCACACCTGCTTCTACAAGAACGAGGAACTGGTGGCATGA
- a CDS encoding ABC transporter ATP-binding protein, with protein MELSLERVDKQVGPAHHLYPIDLRLQPNAVTVLLGATQAGKTSLMRLMAGLDTPSHGKVMVDGRDVTGVPVRDRNVAMVYQQFINYPSMTVADNIASPLKLRGGLDRAAIDRQVQALAERLHIDPFLQRLPAELSGGQQQRVAMARALAKGAPLLLLDEPLVNLDYKLREELREELVALFAGGESTVVYATTEPTEALLLGGYTAVMDAGELLQYGPTSEVFHRPRSIRVARAFSDPPMNLLPASHTAGGVQLAGGPLLPLALADDARASSLTVGVRAPAFRVTGRPGDLALPGQVELAEISGSDTFVHVATAVGEVVAQLTGVHVLDLGSTVTLYLDPAQAYVFDAAGDLLVAPAGRN; from the coding sequence ATGGAACTCTCGCTCGAACGCGTCGACAAGCAGGTGGGGCCGGCGCACCACCTGTACCCGATCGACCTGCGGCTGCAGCCCAATGCCGTGACGGTGTTGCTGGGCGCCACCCAGGCCGGCAAGACCTCGCTGATGCGGCTGATGGCGGGGCTGGACACGCCCTCCCATGGCAAGGTGATGGTGGACGGCCGCGATGTCACCGGCGTGCCGGTGCGCGACCGCAACGTGGCCATGGTCTACCAGCAGTTCATCAACTACCCGTCGATGACGGTGGCCGACAACATCGCCTCGCCGCTGAAGCTGCGCGGCGGGCTCGACCGCGCCGCCATCGACCGCCAGGTCCAGGCGCTGGCCGAGCGGCTGCACATCGACCCCTTCCTGCAGCGGCTGCCCGCCGAGCTGTCGGGCGGCCAGCAGCAGCGTGTGGCCATGGCCCGTGCGCTGGCCAAGGGCGCGCCGCTGCTGCTGCTGGACGAGCCACTGGTCAACCTCGACTACAAGCTGCGCGAAGAGCTGCGCGAGGAACTGGTGGCCTTATTCGCCGGCGGTGAATCCACCGTCGTCTATGCCACCACCGAGCCCACCGAAGCGCTGCTGCTGGGCGGCTACACCGCGGTGATGGACGCGGGCGAGCTGCTGCAGTACGGCCCCACCTCGGAGGTGTTCCACCGCCCGCGTTCCATCCGCGTGGCCCGTGCCTTCAGCGACCCGCCGATGAACCTGCTGCCCGCCAGCCACACCGCCGGCGGTGTGCAGCTGGCCGGGGGCCCGCTGCTGCCGCTGGCGCTGGCCGACGATGCCCGCGCCAGCAGCCTGACCGTGGGCGTGCGCGCGCCGGCGTTCCGCGTCACCGGCCGCCCCGGCGACCTGGCGCTGCCCGGCCAGGTGGAGCTGGCCGAGATCAGCGGCTCGGACACCTTCGTGCACGTGGCCACCGCGGTGGGTGAGGTGGTGGCCCAGCTCACCGGCGTGCATGTGCTCGACCTCGGCAGCACCGTCACCCTTTACCTCGACCCCGCGCAGGCCTACGTGTTCGATGCGGCGGGCGATCTGCTGGTGGCCCCGGCCGGACGCAACTGA
- the glpD gene encoding glycerol-3-phosphate dehydrogenase: MNPLPSSDQPLTCDVLVVGGGINGAGIARDLAGRGAKVVLCEQHDLAQHTSSSSTKLIHGGLRYLEYYEFSLVRKALAEREVLIKAAPHIMWPLRFVMPHDPRANFLRPAWMIRAGLFLYDHLAKREVLPGSKTVDLRSHAAGRPLKPGFTKGFVYSDGWVDDARLVLLNALDAQEHGATVYTRTSCTQAERSPQGWSATLRHADGTLQPVQARALVNAAGPWTAQFLKQQARLQGSKSLRLIKGSHIVVKKMFEHDHAYIFQNPDKRIIFAIPYEDDFTLIGTTDIEHHGPIGTARIDQSEIDYLCEQASRYFAKPVTAADVVWTYSGVRPLLDDESSDASAVTRDYLLDLDTSAAPLLSVWGGKITTFRKLAEEAADLLQAPLGLAQGAWTAGAMMPGGDIAAWPDVARSVSAPAAARRRDAVAPVARPDAIPRFEAALGRSHPWLPAAMRQRWARSYGSRVALFLPAEAGGLASLGAEVAPYLYEAELRYLHEHEWARSADDALWRRTKLGLHLTEAQRAAVATWWAAQFPGETTPADQTMAGLPPEMATKK; this comes from the coding sequence TTGAATCCGCTGCCCTCCAGCGACCAGCCCCTGACCTGCGACGTGCTCGTCGTCGGTGGCGGCATCAATGGCGCCGGCATTGCACGCGACCTGGCGGGCCGCGGTGCCAAGGTGGTGCTGTGCGAGCAGCACGACCTGGCCCAGCACACGTCCTCGTCGTCCACCAAGCTCATCCACGGCGGCCTGCGCTACCTGGAGTACTACGAGTTCTCGCTGGTGCGCAAGGCGCTGGCCGAGCGCGAGGTGCTGATCAAGGCCGCGCCGCACATCATGTGGCCGCTGCGCTTCGTGATGCCGCACGACCCGCGCGCCAACTTCCTGCGGCCGGCCTGGATGATCCGCGCCGGACTCTTCCTCTACGACCACCTGGCCAAGCGCGAGGTGCTGCCCGGCAGCAAGACCGTGGACCTGCGCAGCCACGCGGCCGGCCGGCCGCTGAAGCCGGGCTTCACCAAAGGTTTCGTCTACTCCGACGGCTGGGTGGACGACGCCCGCCTGGTGCTGCTGAACGCGCTGGACGCGCAGGAACACGGCGCCACCGTCTACACCCGCACCAGCTGCACCCAGGCCGAGCGCAGCCCGCAGGGCTGGAGCGCCACGCTGCGCCATGCCGACGGCACGCTGCAGCCGGTGCAGGCGCGGGCGTTGGTCAATGCCGCCGGCCCGTGGACGGCGCAGTTCCTCAAGCAGCAGGCGCGGCTGCAAGGCAGCAAGAGCCTGCGGCTCATCAAGGGCTCGCACATCGTCGTCAAGAAGATGTTCGAGCACGACCATGCCTACATCTTCCAGAACCCCGACAAGCGCATCATCTTCGCCATCCCCTACGAAGACGACTTCACGCTGATCGGCACCACCGACATCGAGCACCACGGCCCCATCGGCACCGCGCGCATCGACCAGTCGGAGATCGACTACCTGTGCGAACAGGCCAGCCGCTACTTCGCCAAGCCGGTGACGGCGGCCGACGTGGTGTGGACCTACAGCGGCGTGCGCCCGCTGCTGGACGATGAATCGAGCGATGCCTCGGCCGTGACGCGCGACTACCTGCTGGACCTGGACACCAGCGCCGCGCCGCTGCTCAGCGTGTGGGGCGGCAAGATCACCACCTTCCGCAAGCTGGCCGAAGAGGCCGCCGACCTGCTGCAGGCGCCGCTGGGCCTGGCGCAGGGCGCCTGGACCGCCGGCGCCATGATGCCGGGCGGCGACATCGCGGCCTGGCCCGATGTGGCGCGCTCGGTATCGGCCCCCGCCGCCGCCCGCCGCCGCGATGCGGTGGCGCCCGTGGCCCGGCCCGATGCCATCCCCCGCTTCGAGGCCGCGCTGGGCCGCAGCCACCCCTGGCTGCCGGCCGCGATGCGCCAACGCTGGGCCCGCAGCTATGGCAGCCGCGTGGCCTTGTTCCTGCCGGCCGAAGCCGGCGGCCTGGCCTCGTTGGGCGCCGAGGTGGCGCCCTACCTGTACGAGGCCGAGCTGCGCTACCTGCACGAGCATGAATGGGCCCGCAGCGCGGATGACGCGCTGTGGCGCCGTACCAAGCTGGGCCTGCACCTGACCGAAGCCCAACGCGCGGCCGTCGCCACCTGGTGGGCCGCGCAATTTCCCGGCGAAACCACCCCCGCCGATCAGACCATGGCCGGCCTCCCGCCGGAAATGGCCACGAAGAAGTAG
- a CDS encoding DeoR/GlpR family DNA-binding transcription regulator, whose amino-acid sequence MLALVKTRGSVSVETLAEHFGVTLQTARRDVRLLSDAGLLARFHGGARVPSSTTENIAYRQRQLLNDEAKRRIARAAAQALPDGCSLILNIGTTTEAIAHELLQRKGLRVITNNLNVAAILSDNPDCEVIVAGGVVRGRDRGIVGEATVDFIRQFKVDVGLIGISAIENDGTLRDYDYREVKVARAILEHSREVWLAADHSKFNRPAMVELGRLEQVDRLFTDQPPPAPFAHLLAEAGVQCVVAGEGHEDAGDRP is encoded by the coding sequence ATGCTGGCGCTCGTGAAGACGCGCGGTTCGGTGTCCGTCGAAACTCTGGCCGAGCACTTCGGCGTGACGCTGCAGACGGCCCGGCGCGATGTTCGTTTGCTGTCCGATGCGGGCCTGCTGGCTCGCTTTCACGGCGGCGCGCGCGTGCCCAGCTCCACCACCGAGAACATCGCCTACCGCCAGCGCCAGTTGCTCAACGACGAGGCCAAGCGCCGCATCGCCCGCGCCGCCGCGCAGGCCCTGCCCGACGGCTGTTCGCTCATCCTCAACATCGGCACCACCACCGAGGCCATTGCGCATGAGCTGCTGCAGCGCAAGGGGCTGCGCGTGATCACCAACAACCTGAACGTGGCGGCCATCCTGTCCGACAACCCCGACTGCGAAGTGATCGTGGCCGGCGGCGTGGTGCGCGGGCGCGACCGCGGCATCGTGGGCGAGGCAACGGTCGACTTCATCCGCCAGTTCAAGGTGGACGTGGGGCTGATCGGCATCTCGGCCATCGAGAACGACGGCACGCTGCGCGACTACGACTACCGCGAGGTGAAGGTGGCGCGTGCCATCCTCGAACACTCGCGCGAGGTGTGGCTGGCCGCCGACCACAGCAAGTTCAACCGGCCCGCGATGGTGGAGCTGGGCCGGCTGGAACAGGTGGACCGCCTGTTCACCGACCAGCCGCCGCCGGCCCCCTTTGCGCACCTGCTGGCCGAGGCCGGCGTGCAGTGCGTGGTGGCGGGTGAAGGCCACGAAGACGCAGGAGACAGACCATGA
- the glpK gene encoding glycerol kinase GlpK produces MTARYLLALDQGTSSSRSIVFDHRGTVVAMAQREFRQIYPQPGWVEHDPTEIWTSQLATAREALAAARLSTKDLAGIGITNQRETTLLWNRRTGEPIHNAIVWQDRRAEPLCAELRDAGMGERVQRSTGLVIDAYFSATKLRWLFDHVPGAREAADRGELAFGTVDSWLLWQLTRGQVHATDVSNASRTMLFDIRRNQWDEELLQLLKIPASVLPEVHPSSHLYGVADAEFLGGEVPIAGIAGDQQSALFGQACFRPGLAKNTYGTGCFMLMPTGPRFETSANGLLTTAAAQVDGTPQFAFEGGVFIGGAVVQWLRDGLRAIESSAQVQALAESVPDAGGVVFVPAFTGLGAPYWDADARGAIVGVTRGTTVAHIARAALESIAFQSAALLQAMSRDAVAAGGAPVSELRVDGGACVNDLLMQFQADLLGVPVVRPKVIETTALGAAYLAGLATGVFGSLDELSEQWQVQRRFLPTMPRARAQALMEGWEHAVRQATAK; encoded by the coding sequence ATGACCGCCCGCTACCTGCTGGCGCTCGACCAGGGCACGTCGAGCTCACGCAGCATCGTGTTCGACCACCGCGGCACCGTCGTCGCGATGGCGCAGCGCGAGTTCCGCCAGATCTACCCGCAGCCCGGCTGGGTGGAGCATGACCCGACCGAAATCTGGACCTCGCAGCTGGCCACCGCGCGCGAGGCCCTGGCCGCCGCGCGGCTGAGCACGAAGGATCTGGCCGGCATCGGCATCACCAACCAGCGAGAGACCACGCTGCTGTGGAACCGCCGCACCGGCGAGCCCATCCACAACGCCATCGTCTGGCAGGACCGCCGGGCCGAGCCGCTGTGCGCCGAGCTGCGCGATGCCGGCATGGGCGAGCGGGTGCAGCGCAGCACCGGCCTGGTGATCGACGCGTATTTCTCGGCCACCAAGCTGCGCTGGCTGTTCGACCATGTGCCCGGCGCGCGTGAAGCCGCCGACCGCGGCGAGCTGGCCTTCGGCACCGTGGACAGCTGGCTGCTGTGGCAGCTCACCCGTGGCCAGGTGCATGCCACCGACGTGAGCAATGCCTCGCGCACCATGCTGTTCGACATCCGCCGCAACCAGTGGGACGAAGAGCTGCTGCAGCTGCTGAAGATCCCGGCCAGCGTGCTGCCCGAAGTGCACCCCTCCAGCCACCTGTATGGCGTGGCCGATGCCGAATTCCTGGGCGGCGAGGTGCCGATTGCCGGCATCGCGGGCGACCAGCAGAGCGCCCTCTTCGGCCAGGCGTGCTTTCGCCCCGGGCTGGCCAAGAACACCTACGGCACCGGCTGCTTCATGCTGATGCCCACCGGACCACGCTTCGAGACCTCGGCCAACGGCCTGCTGACCACCGCCGCCGCGCAGGTGGACGGCACGCCCCAGTTCGCCTTCGAGGGCGGTGTGTTCATCGGCGGCGCGGTGGTGCAGTGGCTGCGCGACGGCCTGCGCGCCATCGAGAGCAGCGCCCAGGTGCAGGCCCTGGCCGAGAGCGTGCCCGATGCCGGCGGCGTGGTGTTTGTGCCCGCCTTCACCGGCCTGGGCGCGCCCTACTGGGACGCCGATGCACGCGGCGCCATCGTGGGCGTGACCCGGGGCACCACGGTGGCCCACATCGCACGGGCGGCACTGGAAAGCATCGCCTTCCAGAGCGCGGCGCTGCTGCAGGCCATGAGCCGCGACGCGGTGGCCGCCGGCGGCGCACCGGTGAGCGAGCTGCGGGTGGACGGCGGCGCCTGCGTCAACGACCTGCTGATGCAGTTCCAGGCCGACCTGCTGGGCGTGCCGGTGGTGCGCCCCAAGGTCATCGAGACCACCGCGCTGGGCGCCGCCTATCTGGCCGGTCTGGCCACCGGCGTGTTCGGCAGCCTGGACGAGCTGAGCGAGCAATGGCAGGTGCAGCGCCGCTTCCTGCCCACGATGCCGCGCGCCCGCGCCCAGGCCTTGATGGAAGGCTGGGAGCACGCGGTGCGGCAGGCGACGGCGAAGTAG
- a CDS encoding M16 family metallopeptidase encodes MMRRRDLAGALPALALLAASAAQAQPANPASAPAGLGSATDADDFSRPPPAGAPRPVTVPPLHESRLPNGLSVVVAPRQGLPLVSAWLLVRVGAETDPLDRAGRADMLAGLLTQGARRQGRAVSAPEIAREAEAMGGSLDAGSGWRSTSLGMTVTTPRVDAALSLMSDVLRQPTLAADELERLRVQAIDNLRVSDSDPGSIASRVARRLYWGTSAYGSVTTADTLGRLRRDDLVALHRQGFRPDETLLVLAGDLTPERGQALARQHFGGWRASRIAPLQRRDGTPAPLAPRTVLVDLPGVGQSSVLVLAPYSSLAPKDVTELRIAQVANAVLGGGYSARLNQEVRIKRGLSYGVGTGVEQQPEGGVWDASAQTDHRNVAQVAQLLREQVLALAGNPPTADELAARQATLVGSFARRLDTNAGIASLITARWATGRPLSELNRFVEEILAVTPAQVQAFAGRRWTEGALRTVVVGDFSAAPEAFDQLAKADPTALRLKASELDFGSGGLQAPKR; translated from the coding sequence ATGATGCGCCGCCGCGACCTTGCGGGCGCCTTGCCCGCCCTGGCCCTGCTGGCCGCCTCGGCGGCGCAGGCCCAGCCCGCCAACCCTGCCAGCGCCCCCGCCGGCCTGGGCAGCGCCACCGACGCCGACGACTTCAGCCGCCCGCCACCGGCCGGCGCGCCGCGGCCCGTCACCGTGCCGCCACTGCATGAAAGCCGCCTGCCCAACGGGCTGAGCGTGGTGGTGGCCCCGCGCCAGGGGCTGCCGCTGGTCAGCGCCTGGCTGCTGGTGCGCGTAGGGGCCGAGACCGACCCGCTGGACCGTGCCGGCCGCGCCGACATGCTGGCCGGCCTCCTGACCCAGGGCGCCCGCCGCCAGGGCCGCGCGGTGAGTGCGCCCGAGATCGCCCGCGAGGCCGAGGCGATGGGCGGCTCGCTCGACGCCGGCAGCGGCTGGCGCTCCACCAGCCTGGGCATGACGGTGACCACGCCGCGTGTGGACGCCGCCTTGTCCTTGATGAGCGACGTGCTGCGCCAGCCCACGCTGGCCGCCGACGAGCTGGAACGGCTGCGGGTGCAGGCCATCGACAACCTGCGGGTGAGCGACAGCGACCCCGGCAGCATCGCCAGCCGGGTGGCTCGCCGGCTGTACTGGGGCACCAGCGCCTACGGCAGCGTGACCACCGCCGACACGCTGGGTCGGCTGCGGCGCGACGACCTGGTGGCCTTGCACCGCCAGGGCTTCCGCCCCGACGAGACGCTGCTGGTGCTGGCCGGCGACCTGACGCCCGAACGCGGCCAGGCCCTGGCGCGCCAGCACTTCGGCGGCTGGCGCGCCAGCCGCATCGCGCCCTTGCAGCGGCGCGACGGCACGCCCGCGCCGCTGGCGCCGCGCACGGTGCTGGTGGACCTGCCCGGCGTGGGCCAGAGCAGCGTGCTGGTGCTGGCGCCCTACAGCTCGCTGGCGCCGAAGGACGTGACCGAACTGCGCATCGCCCAGGTGGCCAATGCCGTGCTGGGCGGCGGCTATTCGGCGCGCTTGAACCAGGAGGTGCGCATCAAGCGTGGCCTGAGCTATGGCGTGGGCACCGGCGTGGAGCAGCAGCCCGAAGGCGGCGTGTGGGACGCCAGTGCGCAGACCGACCACCGCAACGTGGCCCAGGTGGCGCAGCTGCTGCGCGAGCAGGTGCTGGCGTTGGCCGGCAACCCGCCCACCGCGGATGAACTGGCCGCGCGCCAGGCCACGCTGGTGGGCAGCTTCGCGCGCCGGCTGGACACCAATGCCGGCATCGCTTCGCTGATCACCGCACGCTGGGCCACCGGCCGGCCGCTGTCGGAGCTGAACCGCTTCGTCGAAGAGATCCTGGCGGTGACGCCGGCCCAGGTGCAGGCCTTTGCCGGCCGGCGCTGGACCGAGGGCGCGCTGCGCACCGTGGTGGTGGGCGATTTCAGCGCCGCGCCCGAGGCCTTCGACCAACTGGCGAAGGCCGACCCGACGGCGCTGCGGCTGAAGGCCAGCGAGCTGGACTTCGGCAGCGGCGGGCTGCAGGCACCGAAGCGCTGA